Proteins encoded within one genomic window of Micromonospora halotolerans:
- a CDS encoding SRPBCC domain-containing protein, giving the protein MIEIATEVDLFHPPARIWRALTEQALLAKWFAGSESLGDRTLLRTGGLPGYDADTEVEVVELRAPERLVLRCREGDRSTRLACDLAPIGHGCRLSVREVLEEGDWDADRRTEQHQRAVTGRLPAILDWLAFQEVDLRRAEGGLTAELPVVRPGEARGRTGRLVLLAAGVLAMLGVAAGATVWATRPAPTAPAAAPASTPPSSLAAPATSSTPPRATPSRPTPSASRRSVAPSPTASAAPTRTSSPSPRPVASLAASYETVSDRVFGYRGQVVLRNPGPAAKQDWTVTVTLGDDATVSSVNGAEAKQDGAVVTFTGAAVPAGGSTTIRFDVRDPDLSATGPEGCTVDGAACAGL; this is encoded by the coding sequence GTGATCGAGATCGCCACCGAGGTCGACCTGTTCCACCCGCCGGCACGGATCTGGCGGGCGCTGACGGAGCAGGCGCTGCTCGCCAAGTGGTTCGCCGGAAGCGAGTCGCTGGGTGACCGAACGCTGCTGCGGACCGGGGGGCTGCCCGGCTACGACGCCGACACCGAGGTGGAGGTGGTCGAGCTGCGCGCGCCGGAACGGCTGGTGCTGCGCTGCCGCGAGGGCGACCGGAGCACCCGGCTTGCGTGCGACCTGGCCCCCATCGGCCACGGTTGCCGGCTGTCCGTGCGGGAGGTGCTGGAGGAGGGCGACTGGGACGCCGACCGGCGCACCGAGCAGCACCAGCGGGCGGTGACCGGACGGCTCCCGGCGATCCTCGACTGGCTGGCGTTCCAGGAGGTCGACCTGCGCCGGGCCGAGGGCGGGCTGACCGCCGAACTGCCGGTGGTCCGGCCCGGCGAGGCGCGCGGCCGGACCGGGCGTCTGGTGCTGCTGGCGGCCGGTGTGCTGGCGATGCTCGGCGTGGCCGCCGGTGCGACGGTGTGGGCCACCCGGCCCGCGCCGACCGCGCCGGCCGCCGCGCCGGCGTCGACACCGCCGTCGTCGCTGGCCGCTCCGGCCACGAGCAGCACGCCGCCCCGGGCCACCCCGTCCCGGCCCACGCCGTCGGCCAGCCGCCGCAGCGTCGCGCCCAGCCCGACCGCGTCCGCCGCCCCGACCCGTACGTCCAGCCCCAGCCCCCGGCCGGTCGCGTCGCTGGCCGCCAGCTACGAGACCGTCTCCGACCGGGTCTTCGGCTACCGGGGCCAGGTGGTGCTGCGCAATCCCGGTCCGGCGGCGAAGCAGGACTGGACGGTGACCGTGACCCTGGGCGACGACGCCACGGTCAGCAGCGTCAACGGGGCCGAGGCCAAGCAGGACGGTGCGGTGGTCACCTTCACGGGTGCGGCGGTGCCGGCGGGCGGGTCGACCACGATCCGGTTCGACGTGCGGGATCCCGACCTGTCGGCCACGGGGCCGGAGGGCTGCACGGTGGACGGGGCGGCCTGCGCCGGGCTGTGA
- a CDS encoding discoidin domain-containing protein → MSRFRTRLVAVLAAVALAVTAPPPSPAAAAGGPNLALGRTATASSVNGPYAAGNLTDGNAGSYWESAGAFPQWAQVDLGSAQSVDQVVLKLPTGWETRTETLSVQGSTDGGTFTTLVASAGRTFSPANGNTVTLGFPATSTRHVRITVTANTGWAAAQLAELEVYGSASASANLALGRTMAESGHSDVYGAGNANDGNPATYWESANNAFPQWIRVDLGAAVAVNKVVLKLPAGWPARTQTLTVQSSTDGSTFGALAGSAGYAFNPGTGNTVTVTFGTATTRYLRLLFTANTGWPAGQLAELEVYGPATGDTQPPSAPGNLAFTEPAADQVRLTWTASTDNVGVTGYDVYANGTLRTSVSGSTLTYTDTQPAGATVAYTVRARDAAGNQSASSNTVTRTGNTGDTTAPTAPGNLAYTQPASGQIRLTWTASTDNVGVTGYDVYANNALRGSVNGSTLTYTDSQPDTATVSYHIRARDAAGNVSATSNTVTRTGSTPGGTNLAAGKPITASSVVHVFTAANANDGDVTTYWEGAPGVYPSTLTVALGANASISAIVVKLNPDPVWGPRTQTFQVLGREQSASGFTSVVGSATYSFNPGSSNTVTIPVSATAADVRLQFTANSGSSNGQVAEFQVIGTPAPNPDLTVTAVSAAPSAPVETDAVTLSATVRNAGSAPAAASAVTFSLGTTKVGTAAVGALAAGASATVTVGIGARNAGSYEVTATADEANTVIEQNESNNSRTTALTVSPVPSSDLVAGAVSWSPGTPSAGTAVSFAVSIRNQGTVASAGGAHGITLTLLSDTGTVVRTLTGSYSGTLAAGATSPPVNLGGWTAANGKYTVRVALAADANELPVKQQNNTTERPLFVGRGANVPYDMYEAEDGRVGGGAQVLGPNRTVGDLAGEASGRRAVTLNTTGAYVEWTTRAPTNTLVTRFSIPDAPGGGGIDSTLNIYVNGVLHKPINLTSKHIWLYGAEAGPSDAPGAGAPRHLYDEANVMLNSTVPAGATIRLQKDPANSTTYAIDFVNTELVSPRANPDPARYKVPTGFSHADVQNALDAVRMDPTGNLVGVYLPPGTYDTAQKFQVYGKPVRVVGAGMWYTRFQTPTNQQNTDAGFRVESSASGSTFAHLAFFGNYTNRIDGPGKVWGELKDVDNMTLDSVWVEHTVCAYWGVSVSGLTIRDSRFRDTFADAVNMTNASTNNLVTNSEGRSNGDDAFALFSATDQGGSGGNHGNVFENLTATLTWRAAGVAVYGGYDNIFRNLYIADQLTYSGITISSLDFGYPFVGFGASPPTQFQNVSLIRSGGHFWGQQTFPALWLFSASKEFRGIRISDVDIVDPTYSGIMFQTKYNGSQPENPVTDTVLTNVSISGAKRSGDAFDAKSGLGIWVNEMPEPGQGPAVGSATFTNLRLTDNYQDIRNTTSTFTINRN, encoded by the coding sequence ATGTCCAGATTCCGTACCCGGCTGGTCGCGGTGCTCGCCGCGGTCGCGCTGGCCGTCACGGCCCCGCCCCCGTCCCCGGCCGCCGCGGCCGGCGGCCCCAACCTCGCGCTCGGCCGCACCGCCACCGCCAGCAGCGTCAACGGCCCCTACGCGGCCGGCAACCTCACCGACGGAAACGCCGGCAGCTACTGGGAGAGCGCCGGCGCGTTTCCCCAGTGGGCCCAGGTCGACCTCGGTTCCGCCCAGTCGGTCGACCAGGTCGTGCTGAAGCTCCCCACCGGCTGGGAGACCCGCACCGAGACCCTGTCGGTGCAGGGCAGCACCGACGGCGGCACCTTCACCACCCTGGTCGCCTCGGCGGGGCGCACCTTCAGCCCGGCCAACGGCAACACGGTCACGCTGGGCTTCCCGGCGACCAGCACCCGCCACGTCCGGATCACGGTCACCGCCAACACCGGCTGGGCCGCGGCGCAGCTCGCCGAGCTGGAGGTATACGGGTCGGCGAGCGCGTCGGCCAACCTGGCCCTGGGCCGGACCATGGCGGAGAGCGGCCACTCCGACGTCTACGGCGCGGGCAACGCCAACGACGGCAACCCGGCCACCTACTGGGAGAGCGCCAACAACGCCTTCCCGCAGTGGATCCGGGTCGACCTCGGCGCCGCCGTGGCGGTCAACAAGGTGGTGCTGAAGCTCCCCGCCGGCTGGCCGGCACGCACCCAGACGCTCACCGTGCAGAGCAGCACCGACGGGTCCACCTTCGGCGCCCTCGCCGGCTCCGCCGGGTACGCGTTCAACCCCGGCACCGGCAACACGGTCACCGTCACCTTCGGCACGGCCACCACCCGCTACCTGCGGCTGCTGTTCACCGCCAACACCGGCTGGCCCGCCGGCCAGCTCGCCGAGCTGGAGGTTTACGGCCCGGCCACCGGCGACACCCAGCCGCCGAGCGCCCCCGGCAACCTGGCCTTCACCGAGCCCGCCGCCGACCAGGTGCGGCTCACCTGGACGGCGTCCACCGACAACGTCGGCGTCACCGGCTACGACGTCTACGCCAACGGCACGCTGCGCACCAGCGTCAGCGGGTCGACCCTCACCTACACCGACACCCAGCCGGCCGGCGCCACCGTCGCCTACACCGTCCGGGCGCGCGACGCGGCCGGCAACCAGTCGGCCAGCAGCAACACCGTCACCCGCACCGGCAACACCGGCGACACCACGGCGCCGACCGCGCCGGGCAACCTGGCGTACACCCAGCCGGCGAGCGGGCAGATCCGGCTCACCTGGACGGCGTCGACCGACAACGTCGGGGTCACCGGCTACGACGTCTACGCCAACAACGCCCTGCGGGGCAGCGTCAACGGCTCGACCCTGACGTACACCGACAGCCAGCCCGACACCGCCACCGTCTCGTACCACATCCGGGCCCGGGACGCGGCCGGGAACGTCTCGGCGACCTCCAACACGGTCACCCGGACCGGCAGCACCCCGGGCGGCACCAACCTGGCCGCCGGCAAGCCGATCACCGCCTCCTCGGTGGTGCACGTGTTCACCGCGGCCAACGCCAACGACGGTGACGTGACGACCTACTGGGAGGGCGCGCCGGGGGTGTACCCGAGCACGCTGACCGTCGCGCTCGGCGCCAACGCCAGCATCAGCGCGATCGTCGTCAAGCTCAACCCGGACCCGGTCTGGGGGCCGCGCACGCAGACCTTCCAGGTGCTCGGCCGGGAGCAGTCCGCGTCCGGGTTCACCAGCGTGGTCGGCTCGGCGACGTACTCGTTCAACCCGGGCAGCAGCAACACGGTGACCATCCCGGTCAGCGCCACCGCCGCGGACGTGCGGCTCCAGTTCACCGCGAACTCCGGCTCGTCGAACGGGCAGGTCGCCGAGTTCCAGGTGATCGGCACGCCGGCGCCGAACCCGGACCTCACGGTCACCGCGGTGTCCGCGGCGCCGTCCGCGCCGGTGGAGACCGACGCGGTCACGCTCTCCGCCACCGTCCGCAACGCCGGCAGCGCGCCGGCCGCCGCCTCCGCGGTCACCTTCTCCCTGGGTACGACCAAGGTCGGCACCGCGGCCGTCGGGGCGCTCGCGGCCGGTGCGTCGGCGACCGTCACCGTGGGCATCGGCGCGCGCAACGCCGGCAGCTACGAGGTGACCGCCACCGCCGACGAGGCGAACACGGTCATCGAGCAGAACGAGTCGAACAACAGCCGGACCACCGCGCTGACCGTCAGCCCGGTGCCCAGCTCCGACCTGGTCGCGGGCGCGGTGAGCTGGTCACCCGGCACGCCGAGTGCCGGCACCGCGGTCAGCTTCGCGGTGTCGATCCGCAACCAGGGCACGGTCGCCTCGGCCGGCGGGGCACACGGCATCACCCTCACCCTGCTCAGCGACACCGGCACGGTGGTGCGCACCCTGACCGGCTCGTACAGCGGAACCCTGGCGGCCGGGGCGACCAGCCCGCCGGTCAACCTGGGCGGCTGGACGGCGGCGAACGGGAAGTACACGGTGCGGGTGGCCCTGGCCGCCGACGCCAACGAGCTGCCCGTCAAGCAGCAGAACAACACCACCGAGCGGCCGCTGTTCGTGGGCCGGGGCGCGAACGTCCCGTACGACATGTACGAGGCCGAGGACGGCCGGGTCGGCGGCGGCGCGCAGGTGCTCGGCCCGAACCGGACCGTCGGCGACCTGGCCGGTGAGGCGTCCGGCCGCCGGGCGGTCACCCTGAACACCACCGGCGCGTACGTCGAGTGGACCACCCGGGCGCCCACCAACACCCTGGTCACCCGCTTCTCCATCCCGGACGCCCCGGGCGGCGGCGGGATCGACTCGACGTTGAACATCTACGTCAACGGGGTGCTGCACAAGCCGATCAACCTGACTTCGAAGCACATCTGGCTCTACGGCGCCGAAGCCGGCCCCAGCGACGCACCGGGCGCCGGCGCACCCCGCCACCTGTACGACGAGGCGAACGTGATGTTGAACTCGACCGTACCGGCCGGCGCCACCATCCGGCTCCAGAAGGACCCGGCCAACAGCACCACGTACGCGATCGACTTCGTCAACACCGAGCTGGTGTCGCCCCGGGCCAACCCGGACCCGGCCCGCTACAAGGTGCCGACCGGCTTCAGCCACGCCGACGTGCAGAACGCCCTGGACGCCGTCCGGATGGACCCCACCGGCAACCTGGTCGGCGTCTACCTGCCGCCCGGCACCTACGACACCGCGCAGAAGTTCCAGGTGTACGGCAAGCCGGTCCGGGTGGTCGGCGCGGGCATGTGGTACACCCGCTTCCAGACGCCCACCAACCAGCAGAACACCGACGCCGGCTTCCGGGTGGAGTCCTCGGCGAGCGGCTCGACCTTCGCCCACCTGGCGTTCTTCGGCAACTACACCAACCGGATAGACGGTCCGGGCAAGGTGTGGGGCGAGCTGAAGGACGTCGACAACATGACGCTGGACAGCGTCTGGGTCGAGCACACCGTCTGCGCGTACTGGGGGGTCAGCGTCAGCGGGCTGACCATCCGGGACAGCCGGTTCCGCGACACCTTCGCCGATGCGGTCAACATGACCAACGCCAGCACGAACAACCTGGTCACCAACTCGGAGGGCCGCTCCAACGGCGACGACGCCTTCGCGTTGTTCTCCGCGACCGACCAGGGCGGCTCGGGCGGCAACCACGGCAACGTGTTCGAGAACCTCACCGCCACACTGACGTGGCGGGCGGCCGGCGTGGCGGTGTACGGCGGCTACGACAACATCTTCCGCAACCTCTACATCGCCGACCAGCTGACCTACTCGGGCATCACCATCAGCTCGCTGGACTTCGGTTACCCGTTCGTCGGGTTCGGCGCCAGCCCGCCCACCCAGTTCCAGAACGTCTCACTGATCCGGTCGGGTGGGCACTTCTGGGGCCAGCAGACCTTCCCGGCCCTGTGGCTCTTCTCCGCCTCCAAGGAGTTCCGGGGCATCCGGATCTCCGACGTGGACATCGTCGACCCGACGTACTCCGGGATCATGTTCCAGACCAAGTACAACGGCAGCCAACCGGAGAATCCGGTCACCGACACGGTGCTGACCAATGTGTCGATCTCCGGGGCGAAGCGCAGCGGTGACGCCTTCGACGCCAAGTCCGGCTTGGGCATCTGGGTCAACGAGATGCCCGAGCCGGGGCAGGGTCCGGCGGTCGGCTCCGCCACCTTCACCAACCTCCGGCTCACCGACAACTACCAGGACATCAGGAACACGACCAGCACGTTCACCATCAACCGGAACTGA